TCAATAGAATCCAAATCACTTAATAAATATTTAATTACAATTTCATCAATTTTCCTTTTGTAAGAGGTGAGTTTATTTTTAGCAAAATCCATGAAATCATCAAAAATAAATTCATACTTGCCTCTTGCATTTTTTTTCACAAATGAGAGAAATTGTAAAGAATTAATAATTTCTCTTTCGCTAAGTCCTATAATCTTTGAAATATCCTTTGAATTAAATTTTTCATCTTGAAAAGCAATTATTGCCAAAATTATTTTACAATTTTCATCAATATCATTCCAGAGATATTGAAAGATACTTTTTAGGTTTGATGGTGAAAGTTTGTCCGTAATATTGTCTACACTTATTCCTCGATTTTTTATTAAATACCTGAAAAATACAATCTTGCCTGCATTATTTTTACAGGCCTTATTTATACTCTCAAATTTCTCTGACGTAATACTAGAGCCAAAAACAACCAAGGATTCATCTTTTGAAAGAAATGGAATTTCATACTTATCGTATTGACAGTCTCGCTTTACAAGGTTCTTGTTCTGCTGTCCGCTAAGAAGTAGTTTTATATTTGTTTTGTCATAAGGTAATTTATCCAATATCAGTTCTTTAATCTCATTTTGCCTGTCTTGGCTTATTTCATCAAGTCCGTCTATGATAAAATAAAAAGTTTGATTGGGTTTATTTCTTATTCTTTCTGAATGTAGATAGTTTTTCAGCCAATCTTCATCTGTGTATAGGTTAATATTAACATTGTCTTCTTCTAATACACATCCTTTTTTTACAAAATGAAATTGATTACAAAACGCTTTAAGAATTGATGAATTTGAATATGTACTACTGTCCTTGCTATCAATAAAATATGCAAAACAATCATTTGGGTATTTTGCTACAAATTGATGTAAAATCGTGGTTTTCCCAATACCTTCCTCCCCCTCAATAAAAAGCACATCAAGATTTTTGATTTTATTTTCTATGGTTTGAATGATATTATCCCTTTTTACTTCATTTTCAACGTCAGGATTATATGCTCCACCACTTAGAGAAGCCAAATCTCTTATAGTCAAAGTTGAAGAAGGCTGTAAATCATTTGGTGGTATTTTTGTGCTAAGTTCATTGTAGTATTTGAAAGTAAAGTATAAATAAGAATTGACAGTATCAGTTATTAGTTCTTGAGATTTTCTATTAGTAAAAGACGGGTCATCGTGGATTTGAGAATTTCTAAAGTGATATGAAGAATGTAGTGCTTTTCCAAATTTTGTTGAATCTGTTAGAAAATTTGTTGTAAAGTGAGAAGATTGATGTGTCGGAGTTTCTATTTTTCCATTGACGATTGTAGCGTAAAATTCATCTTTTTGTGGAGTTTTTGGTATCGAAAGTTTAGAAAATAACTCATTATAGCACCAACCAAGTGCAATTGGTTTGGGTCTTTGGGGATTAGGAGCATAAGTCATTTCTATTATTTCAAACATTTTTTTAAGAAATGGTTCATACTTTGCAATTAGTCCGTCGAAAATATCTTTATTTAGCTGTCCATCAGCATATAATTCCAATTTTTCAAAAACTGACTTTGTTTCATCATGATTAGGTAATTTTTGTTCTAAAATGTATCTAAATATTTCTAGCCCTTTATCAAAATCAACTCCAACGAAGGCAGTAGTTGCAAAATCTTGAAAGTCTATAAGGATAAAATTTTCTTTTAGAGCTTTTTTAATTTTTTGCCAGTTAGCTTGGTTCTTCATTTTTTTAGTTTTCTTTTAGAATATGTGATTAATTGCCGTTCTTACAATGAGCCTTAACTTGAGTATAAAGGCAAGTTTACTGAGCACATTCACCCATTAAGGTTACACCCCTAACTCACAATCCGCAAATATACTAAATAATCAAAAAAGTCCCCACTTTACCAAGAAGGGGCTTTTAAAGCTATACAGTTAACTGTTGTTTAATTTCTACCGAACTCTAAATTGGAAAGGGTCAGACCAATAACTGTAGCCTTTCGTGCTGAAGGTTTGGGTTTGAAACCAATAAAGTCTGCCGGTAGTTAGTTCGGTTAAATAGAACGTGGCTTTTGTTTGAAGGGGAAGCTCAGTCCACGCAGTGTCGGGGCCTAAAGGATCGGGTGCGAAAAGAATTTGGTTTTGGATGGAGTTCGTCATTTTTTTTGATTTGATAATGGCATCTCCGCTTAGAAGCTGTCCGAAAAGTCCATTTATCTTTTTAATAAGGCATTAATCATTGCTATGTAAATCATGTTTTCAGAGTAGTTGCTTTTTTTCTCGTAATCTTTACTTAATCGTCTTTTATGATTAAGCCATGCGAAGGTGCGTTCTACTACCCACCTGCGAGGCAAAACTTCAAAACCCTTTTGTCCCTCTTTCTGTGTTATGATTAACCATACCCAAGTCAGTAAATTCATCACCATAGTTATTAGTTCTTCACCCCGATAACCTCTATCTGCCCAAACTTGCTTTATTCTACCACAAATACTTCCTAATACAGGACGCTCTTTAATGCGTTCCATCAAACATATAGCACCTTCTTTTTCGCTTTTTGCAGCACTACATACATACGCTATCGGTACCAAACCCTGCGTGTCTGTTAAAATGAAGCGTTTCCGCCCTTTTATTTTTTTACGGTCGTCATAGCCTCGCTATTCTCCTCCGCAACCGGTTGTTTTGACCGACTGACTATCAATCATTGCAGCACTTGGGCAACTTTCCCTTCCTGTTTGTCTGCGGTATTTGCTCACTAACAGGGCATTGTTCTTTTCCCATCTGCCTTCCTTACTCTATTTGGTAAAATAATCATGCACCGTTGACCAATTAGGAAGGTCATGGGGTATTATCTGCAACTGACAGCCGGTACATAACACATAAAAGATAGCAATTACCACCTCTTTTATTACCACTTTTCATGGACGACCACCCGGCTTTGCGGCAGGCAGTAACGGTTTCAACTTCTCCCATGCAACTTTACTCATATCACTGGGATAAGCCCACCGTTTTGAAACACTTGGTTTGGCATTTTTCTTGAGTTGTCTTTTAAATTTCTCCTTGGCTTTTTTATTTTATTCCGTTCCTTTGTATTTGCGTTTATAATTGATTGTTTTATGAAATTGTTGCTAACTTTTGCACAATTTTAATCGCTGTGAACGCATTTTATAGGCTTATTGAAATTCATTATGCCTCTACAGCCCTTTGTAAGATACTTTTCGGGCAGCTTCTAAGGAACAAACCCTCTTAGCACAAAAAATCCACGCCAACATAAATTGGGGTGTTTTTTTTTGTTCGATTAGAATTAATGGGCTAATAACCATTTTAAATATTCGGATTCTATAAGTACTGTTCAATTGCTTATGCCATTAGAGTTGCTGGCACAAATTTGCACCCTAACTTCTGCACCCGATTCAAACCCGGTAATCGAACGACAAGTTGTAATTAAATTTTGATAAATTAGGGTGGAGATTAGAAAAAAGAGGTCTCGCATAGTAAATAAAGAGCAATGATAGAATCGGTAAATGATGTTCTGAAAACAGTTTACAATTAAGAACACACAAGACATCGTTAACCGGAAAACGCAGCTACATATTTTATAACTGCGCTAATTGCTTATCAATCCTTGATAAAAAGCCATCTGTTTTTATCCCCAACCAAAATAATTACTCAAATACTATCCAATTTGTTGCTTAACATCACTTAAGGCCTTGTAAAATAAAGCACTAATTCCATATCTCACGTTAAAGTAAGGGGTCATATAAAACCCGTTTGTTTAAAAGATACAGAAAGACCGGATTAAATGCTTTTGGCAACCATTGGAAAGAAGGCTTTGTTAATTTGCGATACTTGAAAACAAAAAATGTTGTGAATGAACTGATAAGAGGTAGATTCAAAAATCCCTCCTTTGCTTATTACCAATTCAATGAAAAAGGGAACGGATCTGATATTTTACTCCAGCAAATGCGTTTTTTCTTTTTTTGACAACAAGGCAGCTTATTTTCTTTGGGCAAACCCACACAAACAACCCAACTATTTACCTCATTTGTTGTTAGGCTGTGGTGTAAAACCGTATATTTGCCCCTCAAAACAGGAACATCCATTCAAAAATATCCTTTAAAAAATGGCAGAAGTAATCAACATGCCCCTGATGAGCGACACAATGACCGAAGGTGTTATTGCAGCGTGGCATAAAAATATAGGCGACAAAGTAAGTTCAGGCGATTTGTTGGCCGAAATAGAAACCGACAAGGCAACTATGGAATTTGAATCGCCTGCCAACGGTGTGTTGTTATACCGCGCTCCTGAAGGGGAGGCAGTCAAGGTAAACGCTGTTTTGGCCATTATTGGCAAGGCCGGTGAGGATATCAGAGCATTGCTCAATTCGGGAGGAAGCGAACCGGAAAAGAAATCCCCGACAACCGAGGTGGTTCAAAAAACTAACGAGCAACCTGTTATTCAGGAAACAATGCCGGTTACAGCTATTGTCGAAACTCCCGCGACTGAGGCGGGAGACGGACGGTTGAAAGCTTCACCACTTGCAAAAAGCTTGGCCAAACAAAACAATATAGACATCAGTCTGGTAAAAGGAAGCGGAGAAGATGGACGCATCATCAAACGGGATATTGAAGCCTTTATTCAGACACCTGCTGAACAAAAGCAGCCTGAACCTGAAACAATTGACAAGACCTTAGCATTTTCAGGTACTGAAAGTTTTCAGGATGTACGGGTTTCGCAAATGCGCAAAACTATCGCCCGCCGGTTGGCCGAGAGCAAGTTTAGTGCTCCTCATTTTTACCTCACGATGGAGCTGACGATGGATAAAGCCATGGCCGCCCGTAGCAGCATG
This is a stretch of genomic DNA from Sphingobacteriales bacterium. It encodes these proteins:
- a CDS encoding transposase, giving the protein MKGRKRFILTDTQGLVPIAYVCSAAKSEKEGAICLMERIKERPVLGSICGRIKQVWADRGYRGEELITMVMNLLTWVWLIITQKEGQKGFEVLPRRWVVERTFAWLNHKRRLSKDYEKKSNYSENMIYIAMINALLKR
- a CDS encoding transposase, which encodes MVIKEVVIAIFYVLCTGCQLQIIPHDLPNWSTVHDYFTK
- a CDS encoding pyruvate dehydrogenase complex dihydrolipoamide acetyltransferase; this encodes MAEVINMPLMSDTMTEGVIAAWHKNIGDKVSSGDLLAEIETDKATMEFESPANGVLLYRAPEGEAVKVNAVLAIIGKAGEDIRALLNSGGSEPEKKSPTTEVVQKTNEQPVIQETMPVTAIVETPATEAGDGRLKASPLAKSLAKQNNIDISLVKGSGEDGRIIKRDIEAFIQTPAEQKQPEPETIDKTLAFSGTESFQDVRVSQMRKTIARRLAESKFSAPHFYLTMELTMDKAMAARSSMNEFSPVKISFNDLIVKAVSMALRQHPAVNSSWMGDFIRFNQHIHIGVAVAVDEGLLVPVLRFADNKSLSQIAAETKDLAQKAQNKKLAPADMQGNTFTISNLGMFDIDEFTAIINPPDACILAVGKIAAVPAVVNNEIKVVNKMKITLSCDHRVVDGVTGAKFLQTLKGLLEDPIRLLV